The following proteins are co-located in the Flectobacillus major DSM 103 genome:
- a CDS encoding amidohydrolase: MKKIVLSVALLSCTWLASAQNVALKTKVSQKAESLESKVVTWRRDFHQNPELGNREFKTAEKIATHLRSLGIEVQTGVAKTGVVGILKGSKPGPVVALRADMDALPVKERVNIPFASKATGEYNGQPVSVMHACGHDSHVAILMGTAEILASIKNDLKGTVKFIFQPAEEGAPEGEEGGAALMVKEGVLENPKVDAIFGLHISAQAEVGKIRYRPKGTMAASDWFKIKVKGKQAHGASPWQGIDPIVTASQIVMGLQTIVSRNSPLNESAAVITVGQINAGVRSNIIPEELNMNGTIRTLDTQVQDMIHERMKVVATNIAESAGATAEISITKMCPVTYNDPSLTEKMLPTLESVAGKNNVALTAAATGAEDFSFYQEKVPGLFFFLGGAPKGKKESETASHHTPDFYIDEGGFVLGMKVMTNLTLDYMEMSTAKANNTGK; the protein is encoded by the coding sequence ATGAAAAAAATTGTACTTTCGGTAGCATTGCTATCGTGCACATGGTTGGCTTCTGCCCAAAATGTGGCTCTCAAAACCAAAGTTAGCCAAAAAGCTGAATCATTGGAGTCGAAGGTTGTTACTTGGCGACGTGATTTCCACCAAAACCCTGAATTGGGCAATAGAGAATTCAAAACGGCCGAAAAAATAGCTACTCATCTTCGTTCTTTAGGAATAGAAGTACAAACAGGCGTTGCCAAAACAGGTGTTGTAGGTATTTTGAAAGGGAGCAAGCCTGGCCCAGTAGTAGCCCTACGAGCCGATATGGATGCTTTACCTGTAAAAGAACGTGTCAATATTCCTTTTGCCTCTAAAGCTACAGGCGAATACAATGGCCAGCCCGTAAGTGTTATGCACGCTTGTGGACATGATTCGCACGTGGCTATTTTGATGGGAACTGCCGAAATTTTGGCTTCTATCAAAAACGATTTGAAAGGTACGGTAAAGTTTATTTTTCAACCTGCCGAAGAAGGTGCCCCTGAGGGCGAAGAAGGCGGAGCGGCTTTAATGGTAAAAGAAGGCGTACTCGAAAACCCTAAAGTAGATGCCATCTTTGGCTTACATATTAGTGCTCAGGCCGAAGTAGGCAAAATCCGCTATCGTCCTAAAGGTACAATGGCGGCTTCTGACTGGTTCAAAATCAAAGTGAAAGGTAAACAAGCTCATGGTGCTAGTCCTTGGCAAGGAATCGACCCTATCGTAACGGCTTCGCAAATTGTAATGGGCTTACAAACTATCGTTAGCCGTAACTCACCATTGAATGAGTCGGCGGCTGTAATTACAGTTGGACAAATTAATGCTGGGGTAAGAAGCAATATTATTCCTGAAGAATTAAATATGAATGGTACCATTCGAACTTTAGACACTCAGGTTCAGGATATGATTCATGAGCGTATGAAAGTTGTAGCAACCAATATTGCTGAAAGTGCTGGTGCTACAGCCGAAATCAGTATTACCAAAATGTGTCCTGTTACTTATAACGACCCATCGCTGACCGAGAAAATGCTACCTACACTAGAATCGGTAGCTGGAAAAAACAATGTAGCCTTAACTGCTGCAGCTACAGGTGCCGAAGATTTTTCTTTTTATCAGGAAAAAGTACCAGGCTTATTTTTCTTCTTGGGTGGAGCACCAAAGGGTAAAAAAGAATCTGAAACAGCTTCGCACCATACCCCAGATTTTTATATCGACGAAGGTGGATTTGTATTGGGAATGAAAGTTATGACCAATTTGACTCTTGACTATATGGAAATGAGTACTGCCAAAGCTAATAATACAGGTAAGTAA
- a CDS encoding zinc ribbon domain-containing protein: MAVVATESTIAQKLEGLLKLQTIDSSLDTIKKMRGDLPEEVRDLEDEIIGIETRIGKFNREIASLEEEITKNRNAKKEAEKLVNKYKEQQMNVRNNREYDAISKEIELQQLEMELADKRMREFEFKILNKRDEVSETETRLFHRQKDLEAKRKELDVLIAESEDDEQKLLKEREKAVKFVEERLLRPYDKLRGNYANGLAVVLVKRGACGGCFNVVPPQRQADIKDHKRIIVCEHCGRVLAGVEDVITASKR; this comes from the coding sequence ATGGCAGTAGTAGCAACCGAATCAACCATTGCTCAGAAATTAGAAGGACTTCTGAAACTTCAAACCATAGATTCATCCTTAGACACAATCAAAAAGATGCGTGGCGATTTGCCAGAGGAGGTTCGTGATTTGGAAGACGAAATCATAGGAATTGAAACTCGTATTGGCAAGTTCAACCGCGAGATTGCTTCTTTGGAAGAGGAAATTACCAAAAACCGAAATGCTAAGAAAGAGGCTGAAAAGCTTGTAAACAAATACAAAGAGCAGCAAATGAACGTGCGTAACAACCGTGAGTACGATGCTATCTCTAAAGAAATTGAATTACAACAGCTTGAAATGGAATTGGCAGACAAGCGTATGCGTGAATTCGAATTCAAGATTTTGAACAAGCGTGACGAAGTTTCGGAAACAGAAACTCGTTTGTTCCACCGCCAAAAAGACCTTGAAGCAAAACGTAAAGAATTGGACGTATTAATTGCTGAAAGCGAAGACGACGAACAAAAGTTGCTGAAAGAGCGTGAAAAAGCCGTGAAATTTGTAGAGGAACGTTTGTTGCGTCCTTACGACAAATTGAGAGGTAACTATGCCAATGGTTTGGCCGTTGTTTTGGTAAAACGTGGTGCTTGTGGTGGTTGTTTTAATGTTGTGCCTCCTCAACGTCAGGCCGATATTAAAGACCACAAAAGAATCATCGTTTGCGAACACTGTGGCCGTGTATTGGCTGGTGTTGAAGACGTTATTACAGCTTCAAAACGCTAA
- a CDS encoding GIN domain-containing protein, with protein sequence MNTFLKTIVSSIFLGILLLFSSCSIHIDEVNPSGYEVERDILVRNFESINMGNAFKVRIRAGNGFSVIARGDERDLDELDVYVRNGTLYAKYNNYRSRRYLVTFDIVMPDLRYVDFSGASTSQITGFDLRNLDINLSGASKCDIDADAQFFNFDLSGASTLNMIGDSQKISGEISGASTFNAFPFRSEEMLLYISGASKARVMVSKFLKVEASGASGVYFRGNPVIEKRISGGSFVERD encoded by the coding sequence ATGAATACTTTCCTAAAAACTATTGTTTCTAGCATTTTTCTAGGAATTCTGCTACTCTTTTCTAGCTGTTCTATCCATATCGACGAAGTAAACCCAAGTGGTTATGAAGTAGAACGAGATATTTTGGTACGTAATTTTGAAAGTATCAATATGGGTAATGCTTTTAAAGTACGTATTCGTGCTGGAAATGGCTTTAGTGTTATTGCTCGTGGCGATGAACGTGATTTAGACGAACTTGATGTTTATGTTCGGAATGGTACACTTTACGCCAAATATAACAATTACCGCAGCCGCCGATATTTGGTTACGTTCGATATCGTAATGCCCGACTTACGCTATGTCGACTTTTCGGGAGCAAGCACTTCCCAAATTACAGGCTTTGATCTACGCAACCTCGACATTAACCTTTCGGGGGCATCCAAATGTGATATAGATGCCGACGCACAGTTTTTTAATTTTGATTTATCAGGAGCATCTACCCTTAATATGATTGGGGATTCGCAAAAAATATCGGGAGAAATATCGGGTGCGTCAACCTTCAATGCTTTCCCATTCAGAAGCGAGGAAATGCTATTGTATATCTCTGGAGCAAGCAAAGCCCGTGTTATGGTTTCTAAATTCTTGAAAGTAGAGGCTTCGGGGGCAAGTGGTGTCTATTTTAGAGGCAATCCTGTAATCGAAAAACGCATATCGGGTGGTAGCTTCGTTGAGCGTGATTAA
- a CDS encoding Nif3-like dinuclear metal center hexameric protein — MTTIKEITQYMEQLAPLSLQENYDNAGLIVGNPHEPVKGILCTLDCTEAVVAEAEAQGCNLIIAHHPIVFKGLKKLNGKNYVERVVIEAIKNDIAIYASHTNLDHVRGGVNDKIAAMLGLEKVKILSPKKNILKKLVTFVPIEHAQAVLMALHEAGAGQIGDYKNCSFRTEGIGTFRPTAQANPFIGTLNQDEEVREFRIEVILQDYQEPQILAALKKAHPYEEVAYYLSILENEIAQVGAGAIGRLGEEMDEIAFLNYLKEAMSLQIIRHTPLLGKKIKTIAVCGGAGSFLLQDAIRQGADVFVTADYKYHEFFDAENKIIICDIGHYESEVYTKELIISYLSEKFSNFAILKSQVNTNPVSYF; from the coding sequence ATGACTACGATAAAAGAGATAACTCAATATATGGAGCAGCTAGCTCCTTTGTCTTTACAAGAAAACTACGACAATGCCGGCCTAATAGTAGGTAATCCTCATGAGCCTGTTAAAGGTATTTTGTGTACATTAGACTGCACCGAGGCAGTTGTAGCCGAAGCAGAAGCACAAGGCTGTAACTTGATTATTGCTCATCACCCTATTGTATTTAAGGGTTTGAAAAAGCTTAACGGAAAAAACTATGTAGAACGTGTGGTGATTGAGGCTATCAAAAACGATATTGCTATTTATGCTTCACATACCAACCTCGACCACGTTCGGGGCGGAGTCAATGACAAAATTGCGGCAATGCTAGGCTTAGAAAAGGTTAAAATCCTTTCCCCTAAAAAAAATATATTGAAAAAATTAGTCACTTTCGTGCCTATTGAACACGCCCAAGCTGTACTTATGGCCTTACATGAAGCTGGAGCAGGACAAATTGGCGACTACAAAAATTGTAGTTTTCGTACAGAAGGTATCGGTACATTCCGCCCAACAGCCCAAGCCAACCCTTTTATTGGAACACTTAACCAAGACGAAGAAGTACGAGAATTTCGGATAGAAGTAATTTTACAAGATTATCAAGAGCCTCAGATTTTGGCGGCCCTAAAAAAAGCTCATCCTTATGAAGAGGTTGCTTATTATTTGTCTATCTTAGAGAATGAAATAGCACAAGTTGGGGCAGGTGCAATTGGTAGATTAGGTGAAGAAATGGATGAAATCGCCTTTTTGAATTATCTCAAAGAAGCAATGTCTCTCCAAATAATTCGTCATACCCCCCTTTTAGGAAAAAAAATTAAAACAATTGCTGTTTGTGGTGGTGCAGGAAGTTTTCTTTTACAAGATGCTATTAGGCAAGGTGCAGACGTTTTTGTGACAGCCGATTACAAATATCATGAGTTTTTTGATGCCGAAAATAAGATTATTATCTGCGACATTGGACATTATGAGTCAGAAGTTTACACAAAGGAATTAATTATTAGTTATTTATCTGAAAAATTTAGTAATTTTGCGATTCTCAAAAGTCAGGTAAATACTAATCCTGTATCCTATTTTTGA
- the accD gene encoding acetyl-CoA carboxylase, carboxyltransferase subunit beta yields the protein MSWFTRKDKGILTPTEAKREAPDGLWYQCPSCKKVMHTREHRLFAWTCSACNYHDKIGSQEYFELLFDQSRYTEMDAYMSSGDPLNFEDTKRYPDRIKATEKKTGLKDAVRTAHGKMNDVEVVIAAMDFSFIGGSMGSVVGEKIARAIDYALKNKVPFLMISKSGGARMMEAGFSLMQMAKTSAKLAQLAEAKIPYVSLLTDPTTGGVTASYAMLGDFNISEPGALIGFAGPRVIRETIGKDLPKGFQSAEFVLEHGFLDFIVDRKDLKDKLTALFNMLK from the coding sequence ATGTCTTGGTTTACCAGAAAAGATAAGGGGATTCTTACCCCAACCGAAGCTAAACGTGAAGCCCCAGATGGGCTTTGGTATCAATGTCCGTCATGTAAAAAAGTAATGCACACACGTGAGCACCGCTTATTTGCTTGGACTTGCTCAGCATGTAATTATCATGACAAGATTGGCTCGCAAGAGTACTTTGAACTCCTATTCGACCAGTCTCGCTATACAGAAATGGATGCTTATATGTCTTCGGGTGACCCACTCAACTTTGAAGATACCAAACGCTACCCAGACAGAATCAAGGCTACTGAAAAGAAAACAGGCCTGAAAGATGCCGTAAGAACGGCTCATGGCAAAATGAACGACGTAGAGGTAGTTATTGCAGCTATGGACTTTTCGTTTATTGGTGGGTCGATGGGTTCGGTTGTAGGCGAAAAAATTGCTAGAGCTATTGATTATGCTTTGAAAAATAAAGTACCATTTTTGATGATTTCAAAATCGGGTGGTGCTCGTATGATGGAGGCTGGCTTTTCATTGATGCAAATGGCCAAAACTTCAGCCAAACTTGCTCAGTTGGCCGAGGCCAAAATTCCTTACGTTTCGTTGCTTACCGACCCTACTACAGGTGGTGTAACGGCATCGTATGCAATGTTGGGCGATTTTAATATTTCTGAGCCCGGTGCTTTGATTGGTTTTGCTGGCCCTAGGGTTATTCGTGAAACAATCGGTAAGGATTTACCAAAGGGTTTTCAAAGTGCCGAGTTTGTACTTGAACATGGATTCCTTGATTTTATTGTAGATAGAAAAGATTTGAAAGATAAATTGACAGCATTATTCAATATGTTGAAATAA
- a CDS encoding S9 family peptidase has protein sequence MKLDSLKTPVAAIKPHIMTLHGDTRIDNYYWLNNRENPEVIQYLEAENAYTEAVMASTKVFQESLFQEMKGRMKEQDESVPYKDGNYYYYSRYIEGGEYPLYCRRCGSMDSPEEVLIDGNALAKGHEYFNIGGYEISDNETIMAFGVDTVSRRNYTLYFKNLTTGEIYSDEIPNTEGGAYAWAADNQTIFYLLRDQQTLLASKVYRHTLGTPISEDVLVYTENDPQFYMGLGRMKSKKYLISVSDHNGVSSEYRLLNATNPTGIFEVFYPREHGLQYYIEHFGDKFFIKTNADEATNFKLMQVEEGKTTDRANWQEIIPHREDTYLDGMDVFKNHLVLTERNNALMQIRIINQSTQQEHYINFGEPAYEAGAGYNPDFETNILRFHYTSLTTPSSVFDYNMDSQEKTLKKEQAVLGEFNKEDYTTERLFVTARDGVKVPVSIVYKKGFQKDGSQPLLQYAYGSYGYSIDPYFSAARLSLLNRGFAFAIAHIRGGQEMGRQWYEDGKMLKKQNTFNDFVDVSEFLIQEKWTSSDKLFANGGSAGGLLMGVVTNMRPDLYRGVLAGVPFVDVVTTMLDETIPLTTGEWEEWGNPQEQVYYEYMKSYSPYDNIEAKAYPNMLVTTGLHDSQVQYWEPAKWVAKLRALKTDNNILLLHCDMTTGHGGASGRFQRFKEIAREYAFMLDLVGITA, from the coding sequence ATGAAATTAGATAGTTTAAAAACTCCAGTGGCGGCTATCAAGCCACATATTATGACGCTACACGGCGACACCCGTATTGATAATTATTATTGGCTCAACAATCGTGAAAACCCAGAAGTAATACAATACCTCGAAGCCGAAAATGCCTATACCGAGGCTGTAATGGCTTCTACAAAAGTATTTCAGGAAAGTCTTTTTCAAGAAATGAAAGGGCGAATGAAAGAACAAGACGAGTCGGTGCCTTATAAAGATGGTAACTATTACTATTATAGCCGTTATATAGAAGGTGGCGAATACCCCTTGTATTGTCGTCGTTGTGGTTCTATGGATAGCCCCGAAGAGGTTCTGATAGATGGCAACGCTTTGGCCAAAGGGCATGAGTATTTTAATATTGGTGGTTACGAAATCTCAGATAATGAAACCATTATGGCTTTTGGCGTTGATACTGTAAGCCGAAGAAATTATACCCTTTATTTCAAAAACCTAACAACAGGCGAAATCTATTCCGACGAGATTCCGAATACAGAAGGAGGTGCTTATGCTTGGGCTGCCGACAATCAAACCATTTTTTATCTGCTCCGTGACCAACAAACGTTGTTGGCCTCAAAGGTATATCGTCATACATTAGGTACGCCTATTAGCGAAGATGTGCTGGTATATACCGAAAACGACCCGCAGTTTTATATGGGTCTAGGGCGTATGAAATCTAAAAAATACCTTATTTCGGTGTCCGACCATAATGGCGTTTCTTCTGAGTACCGTTTGCTGAATGCTACTAATCCTACAGGAATATTCGAGGTATTTTACCCTCGTGAACATGGCCTTCAGTACTATATCGAGCATTTTGGTGATAAGTTTTTTATTAAAACCAACGCCGATGAAGCTACCAATTTTAAATTGATGCAGGTAGAAGAAGGAAAAACAACTGATAGAGCCAATTGGCAAGAAATTATTCCACACCGTGAAGATACTTATTTGGACGGTATGGATGTCTTTAAAAACCATTTGGTGCTTACCGAGCGTAACAATGCTTTGATGCAGATACGTATTATCAACCAAAGTACTCAGCAAGAACACTATATCAATTTTGGCGAACCTGCCTATGAGGCTGGAGCAGGCTATAATCCTGATTTTGAAACTAATATCTTGCGTTTTCATTATACTTCATTAACTACCCCAAGCTCGGTTTTTGATTATAATATGGATTCGCAGGAAAAAACACTCAAAAAAGAACAGGCTGTTTTAGGCGAATTCAATAAAGAAGATTATACCACAGAAAGACTTTTTGTAACAGCCCGAGACGGTGTAAAAGTACCTGTGTCGATTGTGTACAAAAAAGGTTTTCAAAAAGACGGTTCACAGCCTTTGTTGCAATATGCCTATGGTTCGTATGGCTATTCGATAGACCCCTATTTCTCGGCAGCTCGTTTAAGTCTTCTCAATCGAGGATTTGCTTTTGCTATTGCACATATCAGAGGAGGCCAAGAAATGGGTCGCCAATGGTATGAAGATGGAAAAATGTTGAAAAAACAGAATACGTTCAACGACTTTGTCGATGTATCAGAGTTTCTTATTCAAGAGAAATGGACTTCTAGCGACAAACTATTTGCCAATGGTGGGTCAGCAGGAGGATTATTGATGGGTGTTGTAACCAATATGCGTCCAGATTTATACCGAGGTGTTTTGGCTGGTGTGCCATTTGTTGATGTTGTAACAACGATGCTCGACGAAACTATTCCATTAACAACAGGCGAATGGGAAGAGTGGGGAAACCCACAAGAGCAAGTGTATTATGAATACATGAAATCGTATTCGCCTTACGACAACATTGAGGCAAAAGCATATCCTAATATGTTGGTTACAACGGGTTTGCACGACTCGCAAGTACAATACTGGGAACCAGCCAAGTGGGTTGCCAAGCTACGAGCCTTGAAAACAGATAATAATATCCTATTGCTTCACTGCGATATGACAACAGGGCATGGCGGGGCATCTGGACGTTTCCAACGTTTTAAGGAAATAGCTCGTGAATATGCTTTTATGCTAGATTTGGTAGGTATTACGGCTTAA
- a CDS encoding tetratricopeptide repeat protein — translation MKNLLVVWLFLWLCWPTMANDFEWNSSMQKAYSQILKMKLSSGRAILDTDKNNNGIKYYLQSYADLVQLLVTENKGLYHDFLTAQETRLEAIDALDKKSPYRKFLQAEIKLHSAFVKLKFGHEVKGSWDIIKAYKLLESNQKAFPNFLPQQKSLGLLHILIGSTPESYLWVTNLLGLRGNISQGIHELNSATKDPIFKDESLLIQYLVHAYILTFNTNQLSSFEDFISNHPDNLLFYFLGVTTFMKEGKSENASQLLNQCETLTQNTEYIAFPFLDYLQAEIALQKGLYPTAIKAYQVFLQQYKGFNFVKDSYYKLFLCYWLLGDDSKARPYLEKVRNNSTAIVEADKYAGRFAENFLANDPKKPISQKVLMKARLAFDGGFYEKADNILEKYTENSFDQLSDKAEFNYRKARILQKIHEENQAIIFFERAISLSEDTTISFGATSSLQLGYIWLEKGNKLKAKKYFEKALSYKKHEYKNSIDNKAKAALNENF, via the coding sequence ATGAAAAATTTACTGGTTGTTTGGCTGTTTTTGTGGTTATGCTGGCCTACAATGGCCAACGATTTTGAGTGGAATAGCAGTATGCAAAAAGCCTATAGCCAAATCCTCAAAATGAAACTCTCTAGCGGACGGGCTATTTTAGATACCGATAAAAACAATAATGGCATAAAATACTATCTCCAAAGCTATGCCGACTTAGTACAATTATTGGTTACAGAAAATAAAGGTCTTTATCATGATTTTTTGACCGCCCAAGAAACAAGGCTAGAGGCCATCGACGCTCTCGACAAAAAATCGCCGTATCGGAAATTCTTACAAGCCGAAATCAAATTGCACTCGGCATTTGTCAAGCTCAAGTTTGGCCACGAAGTAAAAGGAAGCTGGGATATTATTAAGGCTTACAAACTGTTGGAAAGTAACCAAAAAGCATTTCCCAACTTTTTGCCTCAGCAAAAATCGTTAGGGCTTTTACATATTCTAATTGGATCGACCCCCGAAAGTTATCTTTGGGTAACTAATCTACTTGGTTTGCGAGGCAATATAAGCCAAGGGATTCATGAACTAAATAGTGCTACCAAAGATCCTATTTTCAAAGATGAATCGCTATTGATCCAGTATTTGGTCCATGCCTATATACTTACTTTTAATACCAATCAACTTTCTAGCTTTGAGGATTTTATCAGTAATCATCCCGACAACCTTCTTTTCTATTTTTTGGGCGTTACTACTTTTATGAAAGAAGGAAAAAGCGAAAATGCCAGTCAATTATTAAATCAGTGTGAAACACTAACCCAAAATACCGAATACATAGCCTTTCCTTTTCTGGATTACTTACAAGCTGAAATAGCCCTTCAAAAAGGCTTATATCCTACTGCAATTAAAGCATATCAGGTTTTTTTGCAACAATACAAGGGTTTTAACTTTGTGAAAGATAGCTATTACAAACTATTTTTGTGCTACTGGCTCTTGGGCGACGACAGCAAAGCCCGCCCCTACCTTGAAAAGGTACGCAATAATAGTACAGCTATTGTAGAGGCTGATAAATACGCTGGCCGTTTTGCAGAAAATTTTCTAGCTAATGACCCTAAAAAACCTATTTCACAAAAGGTTCTGATGAAAGCTCGTCTGGCTTTTGATGGAGGATTTTACGAAAAAGCTGACAATATCTTAGAGAAATACACCGAAAATAGCTTTGACCAACTCAGCGATAAAGCAGAGTTCAATTACCGTAAAGCACGGATTTTACAAAAAATTCATGAAGAAAATCAAGCGATTATATTTTTTGAAAGAGCCATTTCTCTTTCTGAAGATACTACTATTTCGTTTGGAGCCACTTCAAGCCTACAGTTAGGCTATATTTGGCTAGAAAAAGGTAACAAACTCAAGGCGAAGAAATATTTTGAGAAAGCCCTTTCTTATAAAAAGCATGAATACAAAAATTCGATAGATAACAAAGCCAAAGCAGCCTTGAACGAAAACTTCTAA
- a CDS encoding SDR family oxidoreductase — translation MSGYLQHKVIWITGASSGIGEALAYQFAQSDVKLILSARRENELQRVANRCGLLPENILVLPMDMLEIDQLAVKVQAAINHFGQIDIVVQNAGVSQRSLIKDTQLSVYRDLMELNYFSIVALTKALLPHFTQRRQGHFVAISSIAGKIGTPLRSGYGPTKHAVIAFCDSLRAEIFRDNILVTVICPGYIKTAISLNALSGDGSKHGQMDDNQAKGLSAEECAKSIVKAIVAQKNEVYIGGWFEVLGVYLKRFWPALVYRIVRKVNA, via the coding sequence ATGTCAGGCTATCTTCAACATAAAGTTATTTGGATAACAGGAGCTTCGTCTGGAATAGGCGAGGCTCTGGCTTATCAATTTGCCCAAAGCGATGTCAAACTTATTTTATCGGCTCGCCGCGAAAATGAATTACAGCGAGTGGCCAATCGGTGTGGGTTATTACCAGAAAATATCTTGGTATTACCAATGGATATGCTTGAGATAGACCAGCTAGCTGTCAAGGTTCAAGCAGCGATTAATCATTTTGGGCAAATAGATATAGTAGTGCAAAATGCAGGAGTATCGCAGCGTTCGCTTATTAAAGATACCCAACTGAGCGTATATCGTGATTTAATGGAACTCAACTACTTTAGTATTGTAGCTCTTACCAAAGCACTATTGCCTCATTTTACACAGCGTCGACAAGGGCATTTTGTGGCTATTAGTAGTATTGCAGGCAAAATTGGTACACCCCTAAGAAGTGGCTACGGCCCTACCAAACATGCTGTAATAGCATTTTGTGATTCGCTACGAGCCGAAATTTTTCGGGACAATATCTTGGTAACGGTTATTTGCCCGGGTTATATCAAAACCGCTATTTCGTTGAATGCCCTATCGGGCGATGGCTCTAAACATGGACAAATGGACGATAATCAGGCAAAGGGTTTGTCGGCAGAAGAGTGTGCCAAAAGTATTGTAAAAGCGATTGTAGCCCAAAAAAATGAAGTATATATTGGTGGGTGGTTTGAGGTATTGGGGGTATATCTCAAAAGATTTTGGCCAGCTTTGGTTTATAGAATAGTCAGAAAAGTAAATGCTTAA